The following DNA comes from Xiphophorus hellerii strain 12219 chromosome 5, Xiphophorus_hellerii-4.1, whole genome shotgun sequence.
TTGATGGCTGCACCTCATCTGGATGACCTTTGACATCAAAGTAGATGGTGAGTTTCAGCTTGATGCACTCCTTTACGGCCTCTTCCAGAGTTGGGATCTTCTCGCCAACAAACTTGGACCTAGTGAGAAAAGCAGAGCTCATTCATAAGTCAGGCTTTAGAAACAAGGAGTTATATTCTGATTAGATAATGaccaaaacaatacatttatattcatctCACAATAACAcgtgtattttataaaataattgctACATTCTGTCTGCACCGATGCAACGGGAGTACGTTGAATTCAATCATTTTGTTACCCAACAGCATGTGCACAGGAGTTTAGATTCGTCCGCATTCTGTTTTGTCCGTTCCTCACCTGAATCGATGTTTAGCAGATGCATCGAGTTTGAGCAGCTCGGAGAAGCTCATCTTGTTGAGTGGGCCCGAACCGTTGGTGGTCCGATCCACGGTGTCATCATGCATGAGGATGGGGATCCCATCTGCAGAGAACTCCAAGTCCAACTCAACACCGGTCGCACCATTCCTACTCGCCTATGAGCAGAGGAAGAAATGCATAcattcaaaaagaaataatctttcagaaaaaaaaaacatgacaaaactcattaaaaaaagttactccATTTGGTTAAGTTTATTTAACAGGTTAGTTAGGTGCTACAAAATCCTTTGAAAGAGCGATGCTATAAGAACCAGCGGCGGCGCTGACGAGGCTGATCTCTACATCCAATTTCTCTGAAAACTCCTTTAAGTTACGTGTAGGAGACGAGTTGAGCCACTAGGTGTCACTGTTGCGTCAGAATGTATAGGAACTTTTATTTAGGGATCAATCGGTCCTTCAAATGTGAGGTTCAATGCTGGGTAACCATATCCAACTTAACAGCAAATTTAATCGTTATGCTGTTAAATTTGTTTACAAACACAATAACAGATATCCTGAACTTGGAATTTGAGGTTTAAGTTTTACAAATTCGTTTTTCACTTGAGGTGAAAAGTCAAACTAAAGAAtgaatagacttttttttttctctgaagtcAAACTTGCAAAACAAGTTTGGAGAATAAGTTTAAGATAATGGAAAAACCTCAGGAACatgcaaaaaattaaatgtctttgACTCAATCTATACtgttcaacatattttaatgtttatctgtgattaaaaaaaaagttcagctcACTTCCAGTTTTGTTGATCAATTTGGTTAAAACTGAGAAGTTTGGGAAAAACTTTGTTTACGTCATAAATAAAAGGGAAGTAAGTTTGTATCTAGAAAGAACTATATAAGTATTGGTTTCAAAATCTTTATGTGAATCAAATTGTGTCATACCACAGATATAAAATCTGCAGTGAATGACTGTATTACAAAAAAATTGCAGTGAGccctctttactctgatgctcaaaaataaaacccagtaaGACCACAATTTTAATTAGCGGAGTTTTCCCAAATAAACTCCTTCACAGACTAGAGGTAAGTGGAGAGTTCTGTCTTTGTTGGCAATGACTCTCACCTCCCGAATGGCTGCTATCGTGTTCTCCGGGGCGTCGTGTCCACCGCCTCGGTGAGCGACCGCGGCTGCCTTTCCCGCTGCCGGGTTCAGCACCTGCCGTGTCCTGCTGGTCGCCAACTGCGGAAACCTGAACATGGCTACAAACAGATAGAGGGAGGTCGTGAGGGCGGTGGACCACAAGGGGCTCCGGGTTCCCAGCAGGACCAGCACGAAGACCAGCGAGTAGAGGGTGACTTCATCTCCCAGCTGAAGCATGGTGGttctccttttttcccttttccgTGTCCTCTTGAGTTTCGAGTCGGAAAGCAGAAATTACCTTCAAACTGCAGAGGCAAAGTCGCCCTTGAATGTGACATTTATTGTCCTTCAGCGGTCATTTTCCTAAAATACGGCTTGACGCAGGACTATATTCCACTCATACGGTATAGCGTTTTAGAAATGTTCATTATAAGGTTTAGAGCGATACAAATGCCCGCAGACAGCCGGTGGGACATTTAACCCGGTTGGACGGACAAGCGGAACACTTTGAGGTTGCACCTCCCAACCGGATGTGGCCGTCCAGCAGTTCCGTGCTACCTGCGCTAGcctgttatgttattttatatatGGAATAATGGCAGCAGTAATAAAGCAGATAACATCGaatatatttttgactttatgtCTTTACACAGGGCCATAAAGGGGAAAAATATTTGGATAATCAATGACGGCTTGTTTTGTTAAGTTCTTCCGGGTCGGTCAGTAGGTGAGCTTCATATTAGCATGCTCCTAGCATACTCAGGTTGACTTTGGTCAtctctccttttgttttcattttcgtttctcttaaaaaaaaaaactacgcTCGTCAGTCGTGATGAGCATCATGGTGagacatttatattattttaataatattattttatttaattagcaacAAAAAGTAAAGTCCAGTTTATTAGCTAAGTCTAGGTTAGCATCTCATTCATAATTACAAGTGCAGCTTACATAAAACTTTGCCTTTCTACCGAATACTTCATATTTTTCTAGCTCTTGTCTTAATTCTTAATGTTTGTAGACCATAACGTAAAATGAGTGCATGTTGACAGTCAAGTAAAACAAGTGATTTTCCCATGAAGGTTTAGAGAATTAAAAATCAGCCTTGGTTACAAGCTACTAGCTGTTTCATCAAGGACTACTCTAGATTTGTGAAGGTTTTGCTTTAAATCGGGCATTTTCACAGTTGGGCTACacagttggggtttttttctaataaatgtttatttcccaCAGATCAGACCAGTATTTCTGACCAGGTTCACCTCTCAGGCCCTGACCTGCACCAGAAGATCATTTCTTCTCTCGGGCTGCTATCAGCCTCGTTCAGCTCACACTCCGTTCCTTCAAAGCTGTCATGGAACCCTCACGCCAAAAATCACAACCCTGGTCAGATACTCTGACCTATCAACACAGAAATACTCTATGATTTACACCCTGCCTCATATTAGGCTCCTGAGAGCTATGTCCAGGCTCAAGCTGTTTCAGACTGCAGTCACTTTGATCCTCTTGCCCCCGGTGTACTTTCTCTACTTCCAAGGAATTGTCTCCCTATTTCTAGTCAGCTACTCAACTGGGATTGCTCTTTTTGCTGGTGGCATGCTCTACATTGCCAGTCACCTCTTCAGAAGAGTTGTGGGAATGATGTACCTGGACCCATCCCTAACCACGCTCAAAGTTTCTCACCTCACTTTCTGGGGTAAACGTCAAGACATCTACCTTCCTGTGTCAGACGTTATGACCATTGCGGATACTGGAGACTCTGCAAGTGAGACTATACTGAAACTGAAGAGATACAGCAGTCcagacacattttatttctccaCTCGTTTTGGACGAGTCGTGGATAAGCAAGGCTTTGAGAAAGTTTTCGGAAGTTTTCAGTAGTTGCTTGCATAATCGATAGGACAGTAGGACTGGACTGATGAAAATGGAATGAATGTACAATCACACATATTGTTTGCACTGActgttattgaaaataaatagtATAAAGATGAAAATTCTTGGGGATTTAGAAATCCTATCAGTCTCTCACCATTTTTAAGAAATAGCTTGTATGCTGCTGTAGTGGCATTTaaggatttttacttttacacatgcacacacatttgcacagaacattttttaaaacaacataacACTCTTCATTATTTTACAACTAGTTTGCATTAAATACAGTTTATGATTTTGGATATGTCACAAGTTTAAACTTTTAGCTGTTCTCTAGATGACAAAGTTTCTCATAATTGTATGCCCACAGAATAcaggatataaaaaaaacaaagcaccaTGGAGGAAGAACTCACTGTCATGCGACGTGTAATATCTTCTTAGACTAACTCCAGTCCTACAAGTGAAGTcgctcaaaaaaacaaaacaaaaaagtaacttGAGTTCACACAAATTTTACATGGTTTAAACAGCCATTTTATcctgaactttttttaaaggctGAAGAAAGTTGCCTGAGCTTACAGAAGGTACCAGGCTGTAAAGCCAGCAAAGATGGCAACCCAGGCAGCCAGCGCCACCTGGCAGGGCAGATGACCCACAAGCGTCTTGGCTAACTGGAAGGCATAGGTTGGATTCCCATTTGCAGCTGGACAGAGGAGAGGGGGAAGGTTAGGCACGGAGAACAGACAGTTCAAAAATGTCAAGTAAATAAAGAACTGTTTATATAATAGATCTTCCACCAAGCAGTAAATGAAACAACTGTTTTAGTCATCCAACATCACTTCAACATTGGGTCGAACAATAAATCTAATCTGCATTGAGGAGGAATAAACCACATTGACACTCGCATTGTTTAGTACTTTAAACTATCTTGTCAACATTCAATACCCCTTTAACTTTTCcgtctccacagcatgatgctgccatcacgtTTTACCACGGAGATGATGTGTTCAATGATACGCAGTGTTAACTTTCTGCAAAAGCATTCACTTTTGAATGAATAAAAGCAGGGTTCCtatacatttgctttaaaacatGCAGGCATTTTTAGACACTTTTGAGAATTCTGAGCTACATTGAAGccatttgaaaatataacagATATTTTTACAGGGGTCAAGTTTCAAGTATGTGTGGAACAAGGACAGAAGGAATGGCAGAACACAAGgaaggaagtaaaaaaagaggagggaagacaAGGAAGGGAAGATGAAACACAGAAGTTAAAAAGGCATAGTGTGGGAGGACTGAAGAagggaataaataaatgacactaGGAGGGCCAGAAATATGagcacagaaagaaaagaaggaaaaaatgaagaacaagaGGGGAGGACACAGGAGATAttggcagaaacaaaagaatgaagaaaatgagaaacgaagtaaaaaagttaaaacagaaggagataaaaaacaaagcaaacaataaaaagaggtATAAAAATGAACGAATGTCAACATTTAAGACAATGGGATAGAAAGTACAGCTTGGAACTACAACTGTTTTCAAGactcatattttgtttttccatatttatccaCAACTCCAAAATGACTGAAATCTAATAAATTGTGTCCTTTATTCTAAGAAGTTTTAGAATAAAGGGGGCTAAATAGATGAGCTGCAAACTATTtagatttcatttaaaattatgcaaaagttctgtttttttcttctgttttgtttttatgtgctgCTTTATGTTattctatcacataaaaatgaTTGTTGTACTTTGAAAATAGTTTGCGGTATGAAATTTTTCATAAGGCTTTAGCTATGAGGACTAGCTAATCATTTTGGAAAAGttacacttcaaaataaattgcAGGAAAGAAAGTGCTTCAACTGAAGTGATGTTTATTCAAGGCTGTGTGGTGATTTCTATTGGCCTGTCTTATCAATTTACACTAAAGAACAGCAAAGGCACCTTACCCATTTTAGCTGCATAGTACGGGCACTTGTTGAAATCAGCCTCTTGAATGAGCTCTGCATGACCATGCCCAAAGCCGTCCTCTTGGACTTCCTCTTCGATGGTGTTTCCAATTTCCTCGAGCTCTGAGAAGACCTGATTAAAGAATTAATAATCCCCCCGTTAACTTCAGCCTTCTAGTTACAGCTTCATTGGAACCATCCTGCTCACCCACCATCATGTTGAATCCAAACGCCCTATTGGACTCATTTACAATCCTCTGTTTGGCCTCCAGGTCCAGCTCCAGCTCATTCATCCTGCTGCGGTAAAGCTGCTTGAAGCCCCTGTGGCTGGTGATTCCTTCAAACTGGTAGAAGTTCAGACCCTCTCCCGATGCAGGCAGCTTCAGAGCCCTTTGGGCCACTTTCTTCAGGATCTGTCCTCCTGAGAGATCCCCCATGTAGCGGGTGTAGGAATGGGCCACCAACAGAACCGGGTCTGCCTCTCCCACCTCGTGGATCCGGTTCACGTAAGGCTTGGTGCCTGCAGAGAGGCTGATCTGCCGGAGAGAATGCCACCGTGACAAGTTTGCTTTTCAGTGGTGAGAGCTTCCTGATAGAAACACAATTTGCTGCAGAGAATTAATGTTCCTAATGAAAACAAGCTACATAGAAAGTGAACTATAACTGTGCTTTGTGCTCACTTGGCTCTCCCAGTCTGCTCCATAAAAATACTCCAGGTCCCGGGCCAGTGCCTCGCAACGGTGCAACTCCACAGGAAAATAGATTGGAGCGATGTGAGGGTGATCCTTATTCTTCTCTATCTCCTCCTCCATCGCTGAATAGACGAAGTACAAAGCTACTGTGCCTCTCTGaatataaagagaaaaaaaagaagcgcACAATTGCTTTAaactctgtgtgttttcatagcTGATAGTCCAACAGACTATCAGGTTTGACTGGGGACCATAATTACTACATTGAAAGTGGTATGGTTCACTTTCCCACTGCATTGTGACAAATTATCCAAACCCTTGAAAAACTTGTCCACCCCATGGTCTGTGGTACCAaaaacactgaaggaaatgacacaaaaacctctgaagaagacatgagcgcaacctcattcttcacaaaacataaacaaaaatggagtggcatcagattttagcactTGTACGATTTCTCTTtcgtctttggcaaaagaccacgaccaatttctcctgctagcacgAGACTTGCATAattattttggttgtatttacccacaatgcTTCCAAGAGCAAAAGAAAGTCTCCAGTCCGCTATTGAACCGCACCACAGTTCATTTCAACCGAACAGAGAAATCAACTGTCCACCTAGGTGTgaaggcggaccagagtttgattgcgcATTCACCCCTCCCTAAACGAACCAAAATGGCTTAGTTTCCAAAACTCAGATGTTTGAAAACTGATCTCCATGTTTGTTTGGTAAACCAGTTTGATGGAGCTTGAGGTATTTAAACTTGCACATAGCTCAGAACAACTGTATGCAATGACAATTTTAATAAGTTCTGTATCTGAAATGTAAATACTTATATATGCAgaagtggtaaaaaaaacaaaaacagacatggTTCTAAAGGAAAGTACAACCATTTTCAATCACAGGGCCCTGTGTATTTTGAACATGTCAAGCATGTGTACTTTTCAAGCCAACCTTAAACACATCCCTGATGATGCGACCCCTGAGGAAATCTTTGACGAACTGACAGTTCTCTGCTCGATCATGGGACTCCTTGGTGCCCTCAGCTAACATCTCAGACAGGTCGGTTGGACttgaaacacagagacataatTAACACGTCAAACATCTCACCATAGTGTAGGTATTTCAGATGAAAGGCCCTGTTAGGACTTTACCTAAGAAACTCATCATTGTCATCCACAATGATCCTGGCTCCTCCTTTCTTCACTCCATTGGATTTGGGTTCAGAGATTGAATTGCTATCCATCTTTTCTAGTTTTCAGAGTTGCCACCTTATTGAGACAGgaatataataatataacacTTAAATATGTGATTTCACAACTCTAAAGTTTGAATTACAGAACAGTCAAATTGTGCCCAAATAATTCCAGGACATCATGCTCTACTACTACCTACTACATGCTACTGCAGTCAAGTGAGCAGACACAACCGGCTTGCTTTAGGCTAAAAATTAGATCCGTTGTTTGTGGTGTATTACGGTAAAGGAACTCCTGAGTGTCGTTTTACATGGCTGCAGTTTATTCAGGTTTATATAAGCTGTGGGGAATTATTGTGTTGTTCCTGTAAACTACATGTGTGATAATATCGTTGTTTGGCATTCCTTCAGTATTGTGTTAAACTGTTGCAGTGTAGTGGGCATTACATGAGCAGCACCTCACATTTGGGGGACAGTTACAAAACTGTCACTGGACGTCATGTTGAGAGCACATTAATAAGTCTGTTAACAtgaaaattgtgcaaaaagtAACTTTCATTCGTTATCTCCCCAACACGTGAAATTCGCCCTAGCgtgttttgcagaaaatatgaaattgaGAAGCTTTGTTTACCTTGTCAGTGCGCAGCCTGCCTATCGAGGAGAAGGAAAGGCAGATGGAAGATGATTGGTTAAAAGCTATACCAATCACGAGTTTCAGCGAAGAAGTTTAGATGACGTGACGCATCACTTTGTCGCCTCGCCGGCGTGTCCGCCATATTGTGAGTGGCGATTCCACCAAGGTAAGTTTTGAGAATGAATGTATGGAATGAACAATGGTAAAATGTCCCCACCAGCTAATACAAATGGAATAACAAGTGTaggaaatattattttgatcttattaattgtgcaaaaataaataagttgaaTACACTTTTTCTGAAGATGTGTCTATCAGACCTAGTGAAGTATTTGCTACCATTGACAAATCCACAGTAAATAAATTTGGCAGCCAGGTTTCTGCAAAATATCTTACACATGCCAGTGAAAGGGTTCTTTTTGCAAATCTTCTGGATTTCTGAAACATGACTATATGTACAACTAAAGCCAGTCAGCCATGGTAAATTGTTTGTAAAATTTAAGAGCAAGGTGTCCCCTTAGAATCTTAAAATATCGGTATGCACACAAAACTATgcattttgcataatttatgatgatttaattcagaaatactttactGATCATGAAGGACATTTTGTAAGTCATATTATCCAAGTTTCTCCCCCGTTGCTCCATAAATCTCCAGCCTTCTTTATCTGGTTGTTGAGCCTTTTAAagtctctggttctgatgctgctgcaccaAAAGATTACAGCAGAAGAGTCGACTCTCTCAATAACAAACTTATCAAAGATTTGCAGCATTTTGCTGCAAACACTGAAGGACCTCAGTTTCATCAAGAAGTTCATCCTGCTCTGTCCCTTCTTGTTGAAAGCTTCACTGCTgagtctccagtccagtctgttttGCAACTTAAAGAAGGAAAAGCCTAAGGGGAGTTTTAAACGATGCATTTAGAATTTATCTGAAGCCTCCCCCCTATAAGAGAAAGTTGTACTGTATGTTTGCGATAAAAATCCAGGAGCAATTgtgacatttaaagtttttattgtttaacaaatacacatttttcaGAGCATCTTCAGACAGCCTCACACTCTCTTTGtatattgatataaaacaaaactactttatgtttaatgtttttccctcaATAAATTTGCTAACAGGCAACATGCTCACTCACCAGCAATCAGTAGTCATAATCCCTGATGGCCTCATCCACAATGCTCAGTTTGGTCTCCATCTCCATGTCATCCTCATTCAGCTTGCTTCGGTAAAGCTGCTTGAAGCCCAGTTCTCTTACTCCAGAGAACTGGGCTTTTTCTCTGCCTGTCTCTCTGTATCTGTCCTGTCCATTTCTaacagacagacaggaggacagCTACAATGAAGGAAGGTCAGAGAGAGTGTCTGTCCACTAAATCTGTCCTTTTCATCCGGTCTGTCTTTAACTGACAGTTTAATGTGCTGCTTATCTCatgtattaaaacatgtttttcttgctttatcTTCCAGCAACCCTTTGATGGTTTCTGGAGAAGTTCAGACCAACTCAGAACTCATCCATGTTGGTATTTACTTATGGTAAATAGACTACAACATGACTATTTACCGTAAGTAAATAGACTACAACATGACTATTTACCGTAAGTAAATAGACTACACTCTCGTCTTTTCAGGAAGCCTTAATTTTTGTGCCCTGCTATCAGCCAGCTTCCATCCTCttatatcagcaatgaaaaattaGAAACACACACTACGtgttggaaaactgtgtttggtgacttacttttatttgtcaggcttaagtgacaaaagttggaaaaagaccgattctcttggggtttaaaataacaacacaaaacagcataagaagacctcgtttatttatttattttacaattttgttattGCTTCTCAAAACAACAGCTGCCAATTAAACTGAATGTTACAACCTTGACATGATTATATGAGTTGTTTTACCGAGAAATCGAGCAGAAGAgccgtgaaaatggtcagatccgcCTCTCTGGCTGTAATGGCGCTCCCAACAcagggggaacagattttcacaggggAACAGCATTTCGTACAAGACCTCTTAGAAAGAAAGGGGGAACTTATTTAATAAGGGTGGTGGATGAGTTTGAAGACGACCATGTTTAGGTAagctaattttagtttttatctatCTATAGGGGACAAGTTACATGTATCCTTCTATCTATGGATATGAAATTTTCTCTACTGTGAAAACAGTACAAGAAAGAAAGTTATGAATTCAACTGCAAATATCACTTTTTTACTAATATGTTTGCTAGCAGATATAGAAGTGTGGCTTCTCCTTAATAATAACCggaaattaattttattttgaatattcagATCCAGTTGTTTGTATTGTATGCAAACAATGATAGTAATGCatataacagaaagaaaaagaggatgAAAATGAGGCGTAAAGAAAGGCAAGAATCCAATCAAGTTCAGCTTGGAGTTGATTCAAATCCAATCCAGTTCTCTGCTTGCTCATattcataatatgatgacatcaAGCATTCCAACACTtctatttgtaataaaaataatcagaagtATGtacgtatatatacagtataaggAAATCTGTCTATCTCCCCGTTAGCTATGAACAGTGTTTTCCTTTGCGTGTTTTGACCACCAGGTGTCACCAAACTCCATGACATAAGGCGACGCCAGGACAGCACAGAATCATCtagaaatgttctgtttttagttctttaaactttatattacataaaagcTATGCGTGATTGTGTCTATAGGCAAAAAAACACTGCATCAATTTCTTCAATTATGGTTCATTTCTCATATGTCCAGACCATAGAGGGAGCCGCATGCATTAGTCAATATTTTACCTCTATTATTAGCTACTACTATTGTTGCTCTGTTAATTTACACATCTTCATTTGATACGTGTTTTGTGTTATTATGTAATTCCAGTCGTACCCTGGATGAAGAACCTGCACCATTTGCTCAGGGggtctttaaaaaacatttgagaagataaacaaagaaacaaaggtAGTGGGGCTGGGACTTTTtccccacctttttttttctgtgtattgaAATGAATTTTGGCAGCTACAAGTACTTCTTTCATGTCTCGAAGCCCATTGCGGTCCAGAGGAAAACCTTTTGGTTGTCGATGTCCTGCACCACAACATTCATCTCCAAACGTCCcacctctgtttgtttttgtcattgttaATAG
Coding sequences within:
- the gde1 gene encoding glycerophosphodiester phosphodiesterase 1; translation: MLQLGDEVTLYSLVFVLVLLGTRSPLWSTALTTSLYLFVAMFRFPQLATSRTRQVLNPAAGKAAAVAHRGGGHDAPENTIAAIREASRNGATGVELDLEFSADGIPILMHDDTVDRTTNGSGPLNKMSFSELLKLDASAKHRFRSKFVGEKIPTLEEAVKECIKLKLTIYFDVKGHPDESAAALKDLYKKYPVLYNSSIVCSFQPKVIYRMRQSDPEVLTALTHRPWSLSCLGDGTPRFSSLWQHHWMRMMDILLDWAHHHLLWKLCGTSAFLIQKNVVSQDYVQYWAQRGVEVVAWTVNTKLEKDYFQEVLHINYITDSLVEDCEPHY
- the tmem186 gene encoding transmembrane protein 186, which codes for MSIMIRPVFLTRFTSQALTCTRRSFLLSGCYQPRSAHTPFLQSCHGTLTPKITTLVRYSDLSTQKYSMIYTLPHIRLLRAMSRLKLFQTAVTLILLPPVYFLYFQGIVSLFLVSYSTGIALFAGGMLYIASHLFRRVVGMMYLDPSLTTLKVSHLTFWGKRQDIYLPVSDVMTIADTGDSASETILKLKRYSSPDTFYFSTRFGRVVDKQGFEKVFGSFQ
- the hmox2a gene encoding heme oxygenase 2a codes for the protein MDSNSISEPKSNGVKKGGARIIVDDNDEFLSPTDLSEMLAEGTKESHDRAENCQFVKDFLRGRIIRDVFKRGTVALYFVYSAMEEEIEKNKDHPHIAPIYFPVELHRCEALARDLEYFYGADWESQISLSAGTKPYVNRIHEVGEADPVLLVAHSYTRYMGDLSGGQILKKVAQRALKLPASGEGLNFYQFEGITSHRGFKQLYRSRMNELELDLEAKQRIVNESNRAFGFNMMVFSELEEIGNTIEEEVQEDGFGHGHAELIQEADFNKCPYYAAKMAANGNPTYAFQLAKTLVGHLPCQVALAAWVAIFAGFTAWYLL